The Lactuca sativa cultivar Salinas chromosome 2, Lsat_Salinas_v11, whole genome shotgun sequence genome includes a window with the following:
- the LOC111893843 gene encoding probable methionine--tRNA ligase → MGDISTGVGDDRKVTKLPIPGKRNILITSALPYVNNVPHLGNIIGCVLSADVFARYCRLRGYNAIYICGTDEYGTATETKALEENCTPKEICDKYHAIHRDVYKWFNISFDEFGRTSSPAQTEVCQAIFKKLLENNWLSENTMQQLYCDTCNKFLADRLVEGNCPTPGCNYDSARGDQCEKCGKLLNPTELINPRCKVCKTSPRIRDTDHLFLELPLLEEKLREYISTMSVAGGWSQNAIHATNAWLKEGLRQRCITRDLKWGVPVPLEKFKEKVFYVWFDAPIGYVSITKCYTPEWEKWWKNPENVELYQFMGKDNVPFHTVMFPSTLIGTEENWTMMKTISVTEYLNYETGKFSKSKGVGVFGNDAKDTNIPVEVWRYYLLTNRPEVSDTLFTWADLQAKLNSELLNNLGNFINRVLSFIAKESGLGYGSIIPDAPNAESHLLTKTLGDKIGDYVDQYVEAMEKVKLKQGLKLAMSISGEGNAYLQESQFWKLYKEDLPSCSIVMRTSVGIVYLLACLLEPFMPSFSIEVLKQLNLPLQLSLCDDKGDIKKAKTPWEFIPIGHKIGTPVPLFKELKDEEVEFFRNKFAGSQADRADRAVKEEAEAKKVTEKLKNTKISDKSGKKEKGEKSGVSEKAKTKGAPAVEKEVTISRLDIRVGVITEVQKHPDADSLYVEQIDVGEEQPRTVVSGLVKFIPIEQMKNRKVCVLCNLKAATMRGIKSHAMVLCASTSDKVELVEPPEDAVVGERVKFSGFDGEPDDVLNPKKKIWETLQVDLHTDKDLIACFKDLPFTTSAGVCRVSSISNGTIR, encoded by the exons ATGGGAGATATTTCGACTGGTGTTGGAGACGATCGGAAAGTGACGAAGCTTCCGATTCCGGGCAAAAGAAACATCCTTATTACCAGTGCCCTTCCTTATGTCAACAACGTTCCTCACCTTGGAAACATCATTGGAT GTGTGTTGAGTGCTGATGTGTTTGCTCGATATTGTCGATTGAGGGGATACAACGCGATATACATATGTGGAACTGATGAGTATGGTACAGCTACCGAGACAAAGGCTTTGGAAGAAAACTGTACTCCTAAAGAAATTTGCGACAA GTATCACGCAATTCACAGGGACGTGTATAAATGGTTTAACATAAGTTTTGATGAATTTGGACGAACTTCGTCTCCAGCACAGACTGAAGTTTGCCAAGCAATTTTCAAAAAGTTGCTGGAGAATAATTGGCTTTCTGAGAATACAATGCAGCAG CTTTACTGTGATACATGCAATAAGTTTTTAGCAGATCGGCTTGTTGAGGGTAACTGTCCAACACCAGGTTGTAATTATGACTCTGCAAGAGGAGATCAATGTGAAAAATGTGGCAAGCTATTAAATCCAACAGAACTCATCAATCCTAGATGCAAG GTCTGCAAaacaagccctagaattcgtgaTACAGATCACTTGTTTCTTGAACTCCCTTTGTTGGAAGAGAAACTACGCGAATACATCAGCACCATGTCAGTGGCCGGTGGTTGGAGTCAGAATGCCATTCATGCAACAAATGCATGGCTTAAAGAAGGATTAAGGCAACGGTGTATTACTAGAGATCTGAAGTGGGGTGTCCCTGTCCCtcttgagaaattcaaagagaaG GTTTTCTATGTATGGTTTGATGCACCTATTGGATACGTGTCAATTACTAAATGCTACACACCTGAGTGGGAGAAGTGGTGGAAAAATCCTGAAAATGTGGAGCTATATCAGTTTATGGGAAAGGATAATGTTCCATTTCACACT GTAATGTTTCCTTCTACACTTATTGGGACTGAAGAGAACTGGACTATGATGAAAACTATTAGTGTTACAGAGTACTTAAATTATGAAACAG GTAAATTCTCAAAGAGTAAGGGTGTAGGTGTATTTGGAAATGATGCAAAAGATACAAATATTCCTGTAGAAGTATGGAGATACTATCTGTTAACAAATAGACCTGAG gTATCAGACACGTTATTTACATGGGCAGATTTGCAAGCGAAATTAAACAGTGAATTGCTAAATAATTTAGGAAATTTCATAAACCGAGTCTTGAGCTTTATAGCTAAAGAATCAGGTTTAGGATATGGTTCCATTATTCCTGATGCTCCAAATGCAGAAtcacatcttttaacaaaaaCTTTGGGAGATAAAATTGGTGACTATGTTGACCAATATGTAGAGGCCATGGAGAAG GTCAAGCTAAAGCAAGGATTGAAACTTGCAATGAGCATTTCTGGTGAGGGGAATGCATATCTTCAA GAGAGTCAATTCTGGAAGCTGTACAAGGAAGACCTCCCATCATGTTCAATAGTCATGAGAACTTCAGTTGGCATAGTCTATCTTCTTGCATGCCTTCTAGAACCTTTTATGCCATCCTTTTCCATTGAG GTACTCAAGCAGCTCAATTTGCCCCTTCAACTATCTCTCTGTGATGATAAGGGAGATATCAAGAAGGCCAAAACCCCTTGGGAGTTCATTCCTATTGGCCACAAAATCGGGACCCCTGTTCCATTATTTAAGGAATTG aAAGATGAAGAAGTGGAGTTTTTCAGGAATAAATTTGCTGGCAGTCAAGCTGACCGAGCTGACCGGGCTGTTAAGGAAGAAGCCGAAGCAAAAAAAGTTACAGAAAAGTTGAAGAACACCAAAATTTCAG ATAAAAGTGGAAAGAAAGAAAAGGGGGAGAAGTCTGGTGTTAGTGAAAAAGCAAAAACAAAGGGAGCTCCTGCTGTGGAAAAGGAAGTAACAATCAGTAGGCTTGACATCCGTGTTGGAGTTATCACAGAAGTCCAGAAGCATCCGGATGCTGATTCTTTATATGTTGAACAAATCGATGTTGGTGAAGAACAACCTAGGACTGTTGTCAGTGGCCTTGTCAAATTTATACCTATCGAACAGATGAAG AATCGGAAGGTTTGTGTTTTGTGTAACCTAAAGgcagcaaccatgagggggatcaAGTCACACGCGATGGTTCTTTGTGCTTCCACTAGTGATAAG GTTGAACTGGTTGAGCCACCTGAGGATGCTGTTGTTGGTGAGAGGGTTAAGTTTTCAGGGTTTGATGGGGAGCCTGATGATGTGTTGAACCCTAAGAAGAAGATTTGGGAGACACTACAAGTGGATTTGCATACAGATAAGGATCTTATAGCTTGCTTTAAAGATCTTCCATTTACAACTTCTGCTGGTGTTTGCAGGGTTTCATCCATATCCAATGGAACAATTCGATGA
- the LOC111893853 gene encoding uncharacterized protein LOC111893853, with translation MASPRLLLRSPTLRTIFTVHRRSVSSTTAPSHHNDHQRNQEYLSPNHYLNSWKPPKDPKEAQAKLDQLRRDYAKKVKAVRKEYIHEMELQRLEKQRKDEIKKEALRIESEERRAAKTAEKKAKAAERQVAEEEFRQTLLKERAEKLEYHKMREKKIMEKKKEKNELLRRQSSIWIDEVELEKKISNAILDSTPL, from the exons ATGGCGAGCCCACGGTTGCTCCTCCGTTCTCCGACACTGAGGACCATATTTACTGTCCACCGCCGATCTGTCTCCTCCACCACTGCGCCTTCTCATCACAATGACCACCAACGCAACCAAGAATATCTTTCCCCCAATCATTATCTCAACAGCTGGAAACCACCGAAGGATCCAAAGGAGGCTCAAGCGAAGCTCGATCAGCTCCGTCGTGACTATGCGAAAAAGGTTAAAGCCGTTCGCAAGGAGTACATCCATGAAATGGAGCTTCAGAGGCTTGAGAAACAGAGGAAAGATGAGATCAAGAAGGAAGCTCTGAGGATTGAAAGTGAAGAGCGTAGAGCCGCTAAAACCGCCGAGAAAAAGGCTAAAGCCGCCGAACGTCAGGTTGCTGAGGAGGAGTTCCGGCAAACTCTG CTGAAAGAAAGAGCCGAGAAGCTTGAATACCACAAGATGAGAGAGAAGAAGATCatggagaagaagaaagagaagaatgAGTTACTGCGTCGTCAAAGTTCCATATGGATTGATGAAGTTGAACTCGAGAAAAAGATATCAAATGCAATTTTAGATAGTACTCCCCTATGA
- the LOC111893852 gene encoding O-fucosyltransferase 1 — protein sequence MRRPGEGTTLKRLHHNRHQLKQVKGLFGKLVVAAILLIAPTLYFVYFFNTSSSSSSDFPSEIDVQKLWDTADSGGWIPSSAPRSDWPPPPNESNGYLRVRCNGGLNQQRTAICNAVLAARIMNATLVLPELDANSYWHDDSGFQGIYDVDHFIKSLQHDVQIVKNIPEIKKNGKTKKIKAFQLRPPRDAPIHWYTTVALEKMKEHGAIYLTPFSHRLAEEIDNPEYQRLRCRVNYHALIFKPHIMELSHKIVDKLRSQGHFMSIHLRFEMDMLSFAGCFDIFSPEEQKILKKYRGENFAEKKLIYSERRAIGKCPLTPEEVGLILRAMGFNSSTRIYLAAGELFGGERFMNPFRSIFPLLENHTSVDPTTDLKSNAQGLIGSAVDYMVCLLSDIFMPTYDGPSNFANNLLGHRLYLGFRTAIRPDRKGLAPVFIDREKGRVDGFEEAVRRVMMRTSFGGPHKRVSPESFYTNSWPECFCQKLGVNPAHRCPNDMM from the exons ATGAGGAG GCCCGGAGAAGGAACGACGCTCAAAAGATTGCATCATAACCGACACCAGCTGAAGCAAGTTAAAGGACTGTTCGGAAAACTCGTAGTTGCAGCTATCTTACTCATTGCTCCGACTCTCTACTTCGTATACTTCTTCAACACtagttcatcatcatcatcggacTTTCCATCTGAG ATTGATGTTCAAAAACTCTGGGATACTGCTGATTCTGGTGGTTGGATACCATCATCTGCTCCAAGATCTGACTGGCCTC CTCCTCCAAATGAGAGTAATGGGTATCTGCGTGTCCGTTGTAATGGGGGTCTGAATCAGCAGAGAACAGCT ATCTGTAATGCAGTTCTTGCTGCCCGAATTATGAATGCTACCCTTGTGCTGCCCGAGTTGGATGCAAATTCCTATTGGCATGATGACAG TGGTTTCCAGGGTATCTATGATGTTGATCATTTCATCAAGTCATTACAACATGATGTACAAATTGTAAAAAACATTCCAGAAATCAAGAAGAATGGAAAGACAAAGAAGATAAAAGCTTTTCAG CTTCGGCCACCAAGGGATGCTCCTATCCATTGGTATACAACAGTTGCTTTGGAGAAAATGAAggagcatggtgcaatttatctcACTCCTTTCTCCCATAGATTAGCAGAAGAGATTGATAACCCTGAATATCAACGGTTAAGATGCAGGGTCAATTATCATGCCCTAATTTTTAAGCCACATATCATGGAATTAAGTCACAAAATAGTTGATAAACTTCGGTCACAAGGTCATTTCATGTCAATCCATCTTCGATTTGAAATGGATATGCTCTCGTTTGCAGG GTGTTTTGATATATTTTCCCCGGAAGAGCAAAAGATATTGAAAAAATATCGTGGTGAAAATTTTGCTGAAAAGAAACTAATTTATAGCGAAAGGAGGGCTATTGGAAAATGTCCATTAACTCCAGAAGAG GTGGGCTTGATATTACGTGCAATGGGGTTCAACTCCTCGACCCGAATATACCTAGCTGCCGGTGAACTATTCGGTGGTGAGCGGTTCATGAACCCGTTTCGGTCCATATTCCCTCTCCTCGAAAACCACACCAGTGTGGACCCCACCACTGACCTTAAATCCAATGCTCAGGGCTTAATCGGTTCAGCTGTTGATTACATGGTCTGTCTGTTATCAGACATTTTCATGCCAACATATGATGGCCCAAGCAACTTTGCCAATAACCTTTTGGGCCATCGCCTCTACTTGGGCTTCCGGACCGCGATTAGGCCCGATAGAAAAGGCCTTGCTCCGGTTTTTATCGATCGGGAAAAGGGTCGGGTTGATGGGTTTGAAGAAGCGGTTAGACGGGTTATGATGAGGACTAGTTTTGGTGGGCCCCATAAGCGCGTGTCACCCGAGTCTTTTTATACGAATTCTTGGCCCGAGTGTTTTTGTCAAAAGTTGGGTGTAAATCCGGCTCATAGATGTCCGAATGATATGATGTAG